A genomic stretch from Amia ocellicauda isolate fAmiCal2 chromosome 23, fAmiCal2.hap1, whole genome shotgun sequence includes:
- the LOC136718763 gene encoding protocadherin Fat 4: protein MFTNLVVTNNGNMGNFSHFLFFVLIGHLCPYKARGTSVGTTRINCLTGGNAQLEIKPDEYNGIIETITDVPTDTGLEIIDSFFSGHAKYVELVHTPGSADAIVQTKGPLDGDKIQPGGELYYNIRCLNTLVNNTRLLTILDINDNNPVFEQRNYNVSVSETISVGSSILKVTAVDLDTSSEFNSITYTVVPPHPSEFEVRVGDGSILLKQTLNYNRNSSYSFTVKAQDKDGNSDQTDVLITVEDFDNMSPYFLHSLYDAVIPEHKTGIIPTILPDPIEARDGDLGLNTPIDYRINAVRPANYTDFFTIDTGSGILSVVSELDREIVESVTINIRASQRDDALKTADATVVIKIEDVNDNEPTFDQTSYTVSIPENCPNDTTILRVIVTDLDQGGFHGELRIIPDSSPFTVTDDGSIKVKDSSILDREITPHFSLKVEAVDTETNGLSATAVVNITILDINDNNPQFKTLPQNISIPEGDYTPDSPGEITQIIATDSDAGENGNVTLSILSADPNALFHFQEDGTLIATGRLDRESKDLYELVIVASDNGIPQRTAAIDLTISVLDVNDNPPVFTKSNYTASLNLTSPARTFVTSVSATDQDSGSNAVVEYYMLDEDPDSKYFTIEDPCKGAILTKQSLHRPGSYRFSVEARDRGDPPLNSTASVFVDIIGNGPFMPEFNSSEISERVEENTGSGHLVYTFSVLDTPGVSVNYSIINGNELDHFRLDASTGKLYTTINLDFEQLSKYIITVEAIGFPSTKSSPAAKNIARLTIVVEDVNEAPEFSSPSYSARIFKVSPYKTPVVKVKATDPDSGEKGLLVYSLNEPKSKEFDVDSSTGQVYVVSLKSGTFTFQVNATDLEGKGLSAVTSVEVIVEESSYNDVVVISINVAVPKVEKKISEVQKALGESLAWNIHIIEVNGISRQTRSTESSEESYISIIASNTDYKIISAVEVKRKLQATNENINNDLKAIFGDGVSFSVKDNLNEAPQQDPTVVIVLSVLLAVTVISFLVFVVINILRNRKLKSHSENSDKASLCSSDTGNKKQTFSNSVGMTDIFTSQKQSDTVPEQFPPAQRRNSKETVPNFSED, encoded by the exons ATGTTTACGAATTTGGTTGTGACAAACAATGGGAACATGGGGAACTTCTCACactttctgttttttgtgttaATAGGACATTTATGTCCTTACAAAGCCAGAGGCACCTCTGTGG GTACAACAAGAATTAATTGCCTTACAGGAGGCAATGCACAATTAGAAATTAAACCTGATGAATACAATG GGATTATAGAGACAATCACAGATGTCCCAACTGACACAGGACTGGAAATTATcgattcttttttttctggtcaTGCAAAGTATGTGGAATTAGTGCACACTCCAGGATCTGCTGATGCAATTGTGCAAACCAAGGGGCCACTGGATGGAGACAAGATACAG CCTGGTGGGGAGCTTTATTATAATATTCGGTGTTTGAACACATTG GTTAATAACACTCGATTACTCACTATCCTCGacattaatgataataatccaGTTTTTGAGCAGAGGAATTATAATGTCAGTGTGTCTGAG acaaTTTCAGTGGGATCGTCTATACTCAAAGTGACAGCTGTAGATCTTGACACCAGCTCAGAATTCAACAGCATAACATACACAGTTGTG CCCCCACACCCAAGTGAATTTGAGGTGAGAGTTGGTGATGGGAGCATCTTGCTGAAACAAACACTCAACTATAACCGAAACAGTTCATACAGTTTCACAGTAAAAGCACAG GACAAGGATGGGAATTCTGATCAAACAGATGTGCTCATCACAGTTGAAGATTTTGATAACATGAGCCCCTACTTTTTACACAGCCTTTACGATGCGGTCATTCCTGAACATAAG acggGCATTATCCCTACTATCCTGCCAGACCCAATTGAAGCAAGAGATGGGGATTTGGGATTAAATACGCCTATTGACTACAGGATAAATGCAG TGAGGCCCGCTAATTACACGGACTTCTTCACCATCGATACGGGCAGcgggatcctctcggtggtcTCGGAATTAGACAGAGAGATTGTCGAAAGTGTCACTATCAATATTCGG GCATCACAACGGGACGATGCCCTAAAGACGGCTGATGCCACAGTGGTCATTAAAATAGAGGATGTGAATGACAACGAGCCAACATTTGACCAAACTTCCTACACCGTCTCCATTCCCGAAAACTGCCCCAATGACACAACCATCCTCAGAGTGATCGTGACGGACCTTGATCAA GGTGGTTTCCATGGAGAGCTGAGAATCATTCCAGACTCGTCCCCTTTCACAGTTACTGATGATGGAAGCATTAAAGTGAAGGATTCTTCTATTCTGGACAGAGAAATCACACCACACTTTTCTCTTAAG GTGGAGGCAGTCGACACAGAGACTAATGGCTTGAGTGCTACTGCTGTGGTGAACATCACAATCCTGGATATCAATGACAATAACCCCCAGTTCAAAACACTTCCCCAAAACATCTCAATTCCAGAAGGAGATTACACCCCAGACTCGCCTGGGGAAATAACCCAAATTATTGCAACAGACTCTGATGCCGGTGAAAATGGGAATGTTACACTGTCAATACTGTCTGCAGACCCAAATGCACTGTTTCACTTTCAGGAG gatGGGACATTAATTGCTACAGGACGTTTGGATAGAGAGTCTAAGGATCTGTATGAGCTGGTGATTGTGGCCTCAGATAATGGGATACCACAAAGAACG GCTGCAATAGATCTCACTATTTCAGTGCTGGATGTGAATGACAACCCACCAGTCTTCACCAAAAGCAATTACACCGCCAGTCTGAACCTGACGTCTCCTGCAAGAACCTTTGTCACTTCAGTTTCTGCTACTGACCAAGACTCG GGAAGTAATGCTGTTGTGGAGTACTACATGCTGGATGAGGATCCCGATAGTAAATATTTTACAATCGAAGACCCGTGCAAGGGAGCTATACTGACGAAGCAGAGCCTCCACCGGCCTGGGTCGTACAGGTTCTCTGTGGAAGCTAGAGACCGGGGCGACCCCCCCCTGAACAGCACAGCCTCCGTGTTTGTGGACATCATAGGCAACGGGCCGTTCATGCCGGAGTTCAATTCCTCTGAAATCAG TGAACGTGTTGAGGAGAACACAGGGTCTGGGCACCTTGTGTACACTTTTTCTGTACTGGATACACCTGGAGTGAGTGTCAACTACAGCATAATAAATGGAAACGAATTGG ATCATTTCCGGTTGGATGCAAGCACCGGTAAACTGTACACCACAATCAATCTGGACTTCGAGCAGCTGTCAAAGTACATCATCACTGTTGAGGCCATAGGATTCCCCTCTACCAAGTCTTCACCAG ctGCCAAAAACATTGCAAGATTGACCATTGTGGTTGAGGATGTGAACGAAGCACCTGAATTCAGCAGCCCCAGCTATTCTGCAAGGATTTTCAAAGTGTCTCCATACAAGACTCCAGTGGTGAAAGTGAAG GCCACAGATCCAGACAGCGGAGAGAAAGGACTTCTGGTGTATAGTTTGAATGAACCTAAAAGCAAGGAGTTTGATGTTGACAGCTCCACTGGGCAAGTTTATGTGGTGTCCTTAAAGAGTGGGACGTTCACTTTCCAAGTGAATGCTACTGACCTCGAGGGAAAGGGATTGTCAGCTGTAACAAGTGTGGAA gTGATTGTGGAAGAGAGCTCTTACAATGATGTGGTGGTTATTTCAATCAATGTAGCTGTCCCGAAGGTGGAAAAGAAGATTTCTGAAGTGCAAAA GGCTCTGGGAGAATCATTGGCCTGGAATATACACATTATCGAGGTCAACGGCATCAGTCGTCAAACAAGATCCACAGAAAGCAGTGAAGAGAGCTACATCAGTATCATAGCCTCCAACACTGACTACAAAATCATATCCGCAGTTGAAGTGAAAcg aaAATTACAAGCAACAAATGAGAACATCAATAATGATCTCAAAGCTATATTTGGAGATGGTGTTTCTTTTTCAGTGAAAGACAATTTGAATGAGGCTCCGCAACAGGACCCAACAGTAGTCATTGTTTTGAGTGTGTTGCTGGCCGTGACTGTCATAAGCTTCCTCGTGTTTGTGGTGATAAACATACTAAG GAACAGAAAGCTGAAAAGTCACTCTGAAAATTCAGATAAAGCTAGTTTATGTAGTTCTGATACTGGAAACAAGAAGCAGACATTCAG TAACAGTGTGGGAATGACTGATATCTTTACAAGCCAGAAGCAG AGTGATACTGTGCCAGAGCAGTTTCCCCCAGCACAAAGACGGAACTCCAAAGAAACAGTCCCGAATTTCAGTGAAGATTAA